In Lineus longissimus chromosome 13, tnLinLong1.2, whole genome shotgun sequence, one genomic interval encodes:
- the LOC135498286 gene encoding alkylglycerol monooxygenase-like — protein MSLNGTLAGRVGEAVQNASGDSLSLVSVSLKSFLDNPIIRPLRLIFYFVTPNETTFKEQHEVPDYVTEVFPMFTLMILLELVICFIRGRRTLRINDSFSSVSAGLLSLLPPVLFKGVELTAYIWIHENFNYFHLPWDSPWTWIVAFLGVDMGYYWAHRMGHEVNLLWAAHQTHHSSEHYNLTTALRQSASQKYVSSMFYLPMAIFVPPSAYLVHSQFNLTYQFWVHTEVIDKLGPLEYILNTPSHHRVHHGRNKYCLDKNYAGTLIIWDRLFGTFQEETKEEVVYGLVHPHRNWDVFYTQVSHFLYIWKCFWRRKGWRNKLNTLFMGPGWAPGKPRFGCHEDIPEIEQAVKIYNKDLPIWCNVYVVIHFALALLAYIALLTMKKLVGPVVLFVSVMYVVFTLSVFGWLYEHKPHAPYFELLRCLIYVGADIYLTSSGVYDGASAMLMYLALGLRFIFLASGSIWLIHCYRDLTAKKKEA, from the exons ATGTCATTGAATGGAACGCTAGCTGGACGCGTAGGGGAGGCGGTACAAAATGCGAGTGGGGATTCTCTGTCACTAGTCTCAGTGTCTCTGAAGAGTTTCTTGGACAATCCGATAATCAGACCACTTCGGTTGATTTTCTATTTCGTCACACCGAATGAGACGACATTTAAAGAGCAGCATGAGGTGCCTGATTATGTCACAGAG GTCTTCCCTATGTTCACGTTGATGATTCTCTTGGAGCTTGTAATCTGCTTCATCAGGGGAAGACGGACACTTAGGATTAATGACAGTTTCAGTTCTGTCAGTGCTGGTTTGCTTTCATTGCTTCCACC AGTACTGTTCAAGGGAGTAGAATTAACTGCATACATCTGGATCCATGAGAATTTCAACTATTTCCATCTTCCTTGGGACTCACCCTGGACATGGATCGTGGCGTTCCTGGGCGTGGACATGGGGTACTACTGGGCTCATCGCATGGGACATG AGGTGAATCTGTTATGGGCAGCGCATCAAACTCATCACAGTTCTGAGCACTACAACCTAACAACGGCTCTTAGGCAGTCTGCTTCCCAAAAATATGTCTCTTCC ATGTTTTATCTTCCAATGGCAATATTCGTTCCACCGTCCGCCTATCTGGTGCACTCCCAGTTTAATTTGACCTACCAGTTCTGGGTTCATACTGAG GTGATAGACAAACTTGGGCCCCTGGAGTACATACTGAATACACCAAGTCATCATCGAGTCCATCATGGTCGCAACAAATACTGCTTGGACAAAAATTATGCTGGGACGCTTATAATCTGGGACCGTTTATTTG GTACTTTTCAAGAAGAGACCAAAGAGGAGGTCGTCTATGGCTTGGTTCATCCGCACCGAAACTGGGACGTTTTCTACACACAAGTCAGTCACTTTTTGTATATCTGGAAATGCTTCTGGCGCAGGAAAGGATGGAGAAATAAACTGAATACTCTCTTCATGGGACCAGGTTGGGCGCCAGGGAAGCCGAGGTTTGGATGCCATGAAGACATTCCAGAG attgaacaGGCGGTGAAAATTTACAACAAAGATCTTCCAATCTGGTGCAATGTGTATGTTGTGATTCACTTTGCCCTGGCTCTCCTAGCGTATATTGCACTGTTGACGATGAAAAAG CTTGTTGGTCCTGTTGTTCTGTTTGTGTCTGTCATGTATGTAGTCTTCACGCTCTCAGTGTTTGGGTGGCTCTATGAGCACAA GCCCCACGCTCCGTACTTCGAACTCCTTCGCTGCCTGATTTATGTTGGAGCTGACATCTACCTCACCAGTAGCGGAGTTTACGATGGTGCATCTGCGATGTTGATGTATCTTGCCCTAGGTCTGAGGTTCATTTTCCTTGCGTCGGGATCTATCTGGCTCATCCACTGTTACAGGGACTTAACAGCCAAAAAGAAGGAAGCTTAG
- the LOC135498289 gene encoding RING finger protein 32-like — MQNSKGRGRGSVLPKSQTQDTTALTAVAFQDHLIRSLALTDALRPAYKIGRNIPTNRRQKNLKDVKSVLDTGRKPVRQKCSSDQAEKEYVLDPKPPQPTLAQKLGLVDAPKQLLTEDEWREVKATSNQREDSHEPCVICKEDYGHEDQVLLSCSHVFHKNCLKAFERFSGKKTCPMCRKEQYQTRVIHEGAKVHRQKCATMIQAYWRGHVVRSWYKKLRAAHPPKDPLLRRKFYEEKLQSITDRMVKSLDYNINEFFSEIDRNVQASRDVFKQFELASMVMSDEDWDEIQIKAVQRENVECPICLTSLTKQGFVRNNSECGERNSNPNKKTPKGLNKKSKTEIQTPGPGSKDTVLLSCTHVFHKTCIEAFEELAIGERSNSCPVCRSIYKKRVITL; from the exons ATGCAAAATTCAAAAGGGAGAGGTCGTGGCAGTGTTTTGCCTAAAAGTCAGACACAG gataCAACGGCATTGACTGCCGTTGCATTTCAAGACCACCTCATCCGCAGCCTCGCTTTGACAGATGCGCTCCGACCAGCCTACAAGATCGGTCGGAACATACCAACAAACAGACGACAGAAAAACCTGAAAGATGTCAAGTCTGTTCTGGATACAGGACGAA AGCCTGTCAGACAGAAATGTTCCAGTGACCAAGCAGAAAAGGAATATGTGTTGGATCCTAAACCTCCACAACCAACTTTAG CTCAAAAGCTTGGTCTTGTTGATGCACCGAAGCAACTGTTGACAGAAGACGAGTGGCGAGAAGTAAAGGCAACATCCAATCAACGAGAAGACTCACATGAGCCGTGTGTCATCTGTAAGGAAGACTACGGTCATGAGGACCAGGTGCTGCTCTCATGTTCTCATGTCTTTCACAAG AATTGTCTGAAGGCATTTGAAAGGTTCTCTGGCAAGAAAACATGCCCCATGTGTCGGAAAGAACAGTACCAAACACGAGTGATCCATGAGGGTGCCAAGGTTCATCGGCAGAAATGTGCAACTAT GATCCAGGCCTACTGGCGCGGCCACGTCGTGAGATCCTGGTACAAGAAGCTGCGGGCAGCTCACCCACCAAAAGATCCACTGCTTAGGAGGAAGTTCTATGAAGAAAAG CTCCAGTCAATCACTGACAGAATGGTTAAGTCTCTTGACTACAATATCAATGAGTTCTTCTCCGAGATTGATCGTAATGTCCAGGCAAGTCGCGACGTCTTCAAGCAGTTTGAGTTGGCATCCATGGTTATGTCTGACGAAGATTGGGATGAAATACAAATCAAG GCAGTACAACGGGAAAATGTTGAATGTCCTATCTGTCTGACGTCCCTGACAAAGCAAGGATTCGTCCGAAACAATTCGGAATGTGGAGAGCGGAATTCCAACCCAAACAAAAAGACACCAAAAGGACTGAATAAGAAAAGTAAAACTGAAATTCAGACACCGGGCCCGGGGAGTAAAGATACGGTACTTTTATCTTGTACGCATGTTTTCCATAAAACTTGTATCGAGGCTTTTGAGGAGCTTGCGATTGGAGAGCGTAGCAATTCATGTCCGGTGTGCCGGTCTATCTACAAGAAACGTGTTATTACGCTGTGA
- the LOC135498283 gene encoding limb region 1 protein homolog isoform X1, with protein sequence MDTEADLREQLFHNAVREYIISLLLFILLYISSYATIVTFRRRADKEDYYSGDEEDAMVYRISLWICTFTLSVSLAAVLLLPISIVSNEVLIQFPKSYYVQWLNSSLIHGLWNNVFLCSNLALFILMPFAYFFTESEGFTGSRKGIMARVYETFVVLSLLAVLVFGLAWVASALIDEDHPSRQTLFGWHYYDNDNENDMTCPAVESSQSHSYDVWNVYLPYLYSGISLFGVLMLLLCTPLGFATLFTVMGQLVTKPQFLRDIDEELYTTKFEEETLKRRLLHPLGQSLANGHTNSHDLQTRLAEVQKDRKELEKRRKASSIQRNLGYPLVMLLLLGLTGLSVLMVAQNIFELIVGFKSLPMGAKETVLGIASLSTFGPVGATLEIILILYLMLASIVGLYSISFMCSIRPVLHDTPMTKIIANCILILVLSSALPVLSRMLGITNFNLLGDFGRMDWLGNFYLILSYNLVFAVATALCLVKKFTSTVRKELIDRIASAFHSESRHSISINSLSMNGSTLLKED encoded by the exons ATGGATACCGAAGCTGACCTTAGAGAGCAATTATTTCACAATGCAGTGCGGGAATATATT ATCTCACTCCTGCTGTTCATCCTCCTCTACATCAGTTCGTATGCAACCATTGTCACGTTCCGGCGCAGGGCTGACAAGGAGGATTACTactcag GCGATGAAGAAGATGCGATGGTTTATCGCATATCGCTGTGGATCTGCACGTTCACGCTGTCCGTCTCGCTGGCTGCCGTGCTCCTCTTACCCATCTCCATTGTCAGCAACGAAGTGCTCATCCAGTTCCCCAAGAGCTACTACGTCCAATGGCTCAACTCATCACTCATTCATG GCCTCTGGAACAATGTCTTTTTGTGTTCAAACCTTGCCTTGTTTATACTGATGCCATTTGCATACTTCTTCACAGAGTCTGAGGGGTTCACAGGATCCAGAAAG GGTATCATGGCTCGGGTGTACGAGACGTTTGTGGTGTTATCGTTGTTAGCTGTGCTGGTGTTCGGGTTAGCGTGGGTTGCATCCGCCCTGATAGATGAGGATCATCCTAGTCGGCAGACGCTGTTTG GCTGGCACTACTATGATaatgacaatgaaaatgatatGACCTGTCCTGCTGTTGAAAGCTCACAGTCACACAGTTATG ATGTATGGAATGTCTACCTACCATATCTCTATTCAGGCATATCTCTCTTTGGAGTCCTTATGCTCTTAT TATGTACCCCCCTCGGTTTTGCCACCCTCTTCACTGTGATGGGACAATTAGTCACCAAGCCACAG TTCCTACGTGATATCGATGAAGAGTTGTATACAACAAAATTTGAGGAAGAAACGTTAAAACGACGCCTCCTCCATCCACTAG GACAATCACTTGCCAATGGTCACACCAACTCGCATGACCTGCAGACGAGGTTAGCAGAGGTTCAAAAAGATAGAAAAGAATTAG AAAAGCGGCGGAAAGCATCATCGATACAAAGAAACTTAGGCTACCCGCTTGTGATGTTACTGCTTTTAGGACTAACG GGTTTATCAGTATTGATGGTTGCACAAAATATTTTCGAGTTGATCGTTGGTTTCAAGTCACTACCGATGGGGGCCAAGGAGACTGTCTTGGGAATAGCATCCTTGTCTACGTTCGGTCCTGTTGGAGCCACACTGGAAATAATTCTCATACT ATATCTTATGTTAGCGTCAATAGTTGGTTTGTACAGTATATCCTTCATGTGTTCCATTCGACCAGTATTACATGACACGCCGATGACCAAAATCATTGCCAATTGTATTCTTATATTAGTGCTGAGTTCAGCTTTGCCAGTGCTCTCCAGAATGCTAG gaattacaaatttcaaccTTCTGGGGGACTTTGGCCGAATGGACTGGTTGGGAAACTTCTACTTAATTCTAAGTTACAATTTAGTGTTCGCTGTGGCAACAGCATTGTGTCTTGTGAAAAAATTTACTTCGACGGTGCGCAAGGAACTGATTGATCGAATAGCGAGTGCATTTCATAGTGAAAGCCGGCATTCAATATCTATCAATTCATTGTCCATGAACGGATCAACACTCTTAAAGGAGGATTAA
- the LOC135498283 gene encoding limb region 1 protein homolog isoform X2, whose amino-acid sequence MDTEADLREQLFHNAVREYIISLLLFILLYISSYATIVTFRRRADKEDYYSGDEEDAMVYRISLWICTFTLSVSLAAVLLLPISIVSNEVLIQFPKSYYVQWLNSSLIHGLWNNVFLCSNLALFILMPFAYFFTESEGFTGSRKGIMARVYETFVVLSLLAVLVFGLAWVASALIDEDHPSRQTLFDHIISLNRFKQIMADLPAFSRDVWNVYLPYLYSGISLFGVLMLLLCTPLGFATLFTVMGQLVTKPQFLRDIDEELYTTKFEEETLKRRLLHPLGQSLANGHTNSHDLQTRLAEVQKDRKELEKRRKASSIQRNLGYPLVMLLLLGLTGLSVLMVAQNIFELIVGFKSLPMGAKETVLGIASLSTFGPVGATLEIILILYLMLASIVGLYSISFMCSIRPVLHDTPMTKIIANCILILVLSSALPVLSRMLGITNFNLLGDFGRMDWLGNFYLILSYNLVFAVATALCLVKKFTSTVRKELIDRIASAFHSESRHSISINSLSMNGSTLLKED is encoded by the exons ATGGATACCGAAGCTGACCTTAGAGAGCAATTATTTCACAATGCAGTGCGGGAATATATT ATCTCACTCCTGCTGTTCATCCTCCTCTACATCAGTTCGTATGCAACCATTGTCACGTTCCGGCGCAGGGCTGACAAGGAGGATTACTactcag GCGATGAAGAAGATGCGATGGTTTATCGCATATCGCTGTGGATCTGCACGTTCACGCTGTCCGTCTCGCTGGCTGCCGTGCTCCTCTTACCCATCTCCATTGTCAGCAACGAAGTGCTCATCCAGTTCCCCAAGAGCTACTACGTCCAATGGCTCAACTCATCACTCATTCATG GCCTCTGGAACAATGTCTTTTTGTGTTCAAACCTTGCCTTGTTTATACTGATGCCATTTGCATACTTCTTCACAGAGTCTGAGGGGTTCACAGGATCCAGAAAG GGTATCATGGCTCGGGTGTACGAGACGTTTGTGGTGTTATCGTTGTTAGCTGTGCTGGTGTTCGGGTTAGCGTGGGTTGCATCCGCCCTGATAGATGAGGATCATCCTAGTCGGCAGACGCTGTTTG ATCATATAATTTCGTTGAACCGGTTCAAACAGATCATGGCTGATTTGCCGGCGTTTTCGAGAG ATGTATGGAATGTCTACCTACCATATCTCTATTCAGGCATATCTCTCTTTGGAGTCCTTATGCTCTTAT TATGTACCCCCCTCGGTTTTGCCACCCTCTTCACTGTGATGGGACAATTAGTCACCAAGCCACAG TTCCTACGTGATATCGATGAAGAGTTGTATACAACAAAATTTGAGGAAGAAACGTTAAAACGACGCCTCCTCCATCCACTAG GACAATCACTTGCCAATGGTCACACCAACTCGCATGACCTGCAGACGAGGTTAGCAGAGGTTCAAAAAGATAGAAAAGAATTAG AAAAGCGGCGGAAAGCATCATCGATACAAAGAAACTTAGGCTACCCGCTTGTGATGTTACTGCTTTTAGGACTAACG GGTTTATCAGTATTGATGGTTGCACAAAATATTTTCGAGTTGATCGTTGGTTTCAAGTCACTACCGATGGGGGCCAAGGAGACTGTCTTGGGAATAGCATCCTTGTCTACGTTCGGTCCTGTTGGAGCCACACTGGAAATAATTCTCATACT ATATCTTATGTTAGCGTCAATAGTTGGTTTGTACAGTATATCCTTCATGTGTTCCATTCGACCAGTATTACATGACACGCCGATGACCAAAATCATTGCCAATTGTATTCTTATATTAGTGCTGAGTTCAGCTTTGCCAGTGCTCTCCAGAATGCTAG gaattacaaatttcaaccTTCTGGGGGACTTTGGCCGAATGGACTGGTTGGGAAACTTCTACTTAATTCTAAGTTACAATTTAGTGTTCGCTGTGGCAACAGCATTGTGTCTTGTGAAAAAATTTACTTCGACGGTGCGCAAGGAACTGATTGATCGAATAGCGAGTGCATTTCATAGTGAAAGCCGGCATTCAATATCTATCAATTCATTGTCCATGAACGGATCAACACTCTTAAAGGAGGATTAA
- the LOC135498283 gene encoding limb region 1 protein homolog isoform X3, translating into MDTEADLREQLFHNAVREYIISLLLFILLYISSYATIVTFRRRADKEDYYSGDEEDAMVYRISLWICTFTLSVSLAAVLLLPISIVSNEVLIQFPKSYYVQWLNSSLIHGLWNNVFLCSNLALFILMPFAYFFTESEGFTGSRKGIMARVYETFVVLSLLAVLVFGLAWVASALIDEDHPSRQTLFDVWNVYLPYLYSGISLFGVLMLLLCTPLGFATLFTVMGQLVTKPQFLRDIDEELYTTKFEEETLKRRLLHPLGQSLANGHTNSHDLQTRLAEVQKDRKELEKRRKASSIQRNLGYPLVMLLLLGLTGLSVLMVAQNIFELIVGFKSLPMGAKETVLGIASLSTFGPVGATLEIILILYLMLASIVGLYSISFMCSIRPVLHDTPMTKIIANCILILVLSSALPVLSRMLGITNFNLLGDFGRMDWLGNFYLILSYNLVFAVATALCLVKKFTSTVRKELIDRIASAFHSESRHSISINSLSMNGSTLLKED; encoded by the exons ATGGATACCGAAGCTGACCTTAGAGAGCAATTATTTCACAATGCAGTGCGGGAATATATT ATCTCACTCCTGCTGTTCATCCTCCTCTACATCAGTTCGTATGCAACCATTGTCACGTTCCGGCGCAGGGCTGACAAGGAGGATTACTactcag GCGATGAAGAAGATGCGATGGTTTATCGCATATCGCTGTGGATCTGCACGTTCACGCTGTCCGTCTCGCTGGCTGCCGTGCTCCTCTTACCCATCTCCATTGTCAGCAACGAAGTGCTCATCCAGTTCCCCAAGAGCTACTACGTCCAATGGCTCAACTCATCACTCATTCATG GCCTCTGGAACAATGTCTTTTTGTGTTCAAACCTTGCCTTGTTTATACTGATGCCATTTGCATACTTCTTCACAGAGTCTGAGGGGTTCACAGGATCCAGAAAG GGTATCATGGCTCGGGTGTACGAGACGTTTGTGGTGTTATCGTTGTTAGCTGTGCTGGTGTTCGGGTTAGCGTGGGTTGCATCCGCCCTGATAGATGAGGATCATCCTAGTCGGCAGACGCTGTTTG ATGTATGGAATGTCTACCTACCATATCTCTATTCAGGCATATCTCTCTTTGGAGTCCTTATGCTCTTAT TATGTACCCCCCTCGGTTTTGCCACCCTCTTCACTGTGATGGGACAATTAGTCACCAAGCCACAG TTCCTACGTGATATCGATGAAGAGTTGTATACAACAAAATTTGAGGAAGAAACGTTAAAACGACGCCTCCTCCATCCACTAG GACAATCACTTGCCAATGGTCACACCAACTCGCATGACCTGCAGACGAGGTTAGCAGAGGTTCAAAAAGATAGAAAAGAATTAG AAAAGCGGCGGAAAGCATCATCGATACAAAGAAACTTAGGCTACCCGCTTGTGATGTTACTGCTTTTAGGACTAACG GGTTTATCAGTATTGATGGTTGCACAAAATATTTTCGAGTTGATCGTTGGTTTCAAGTCACTACCGATGGGGGCCAAGGAGACTGTCTTGGGAATAGCATCCTTGTCTACGTTCGGTCCTGTTGGAGCCACACTGGAAATAATTCTCATACT ATATCTTATGTTAGCGTCAATAGTTGGTTTGTACAGTATATCCTTCATGTGTTCCATTCGACCAGTATTACATGACACGCCGATGACCAAAATCATTGCCAATTGTATTCTTATATTAGTGCTGAGTTCAGCTTTGCCAGTGCTCTCCAGAATGCTAG gaattacaaatttcaaccTTCTGGGGGACTTTGGCCGAATGGACTGGTTGGGAAACTTCTACTTAATTCTAAGTTACAATTTAGTGTTCGCTGTGGCAACAGCATTGTGTCTTGTGAAAAAATTTACTTCGACGGTGCGCAAGGAACTGATTGATCGAATAGCGAGTGCATTTCATAGTGAAAGCCGGCATTCAATATCTATCAATTCATTGTCCATGAACGGATCAACACTCTTAAAGGAGGATTAA
- the LOC135498278 gene encoding acyl-CoA-binding domain-containing protein 5-like isoform X1, whose amino-acid sequence MESTAKEKFDAAVNVIKSLPKNGSFQPSHELMLKFYAYYKQATLGPCNIPKPGFWDMVGKAKWDAWHSLGPMGKEDAMRSYVEELKQVLPEDMNSMVPQIIETMPQTQMVADFIEKLGSFYELIDEKQEAAIKAKRDRENLSRALEGMNGDSAQEERVPDLSDENHVDPLVLLDCDKDIDTKADGLSRNGSSDDLHNNNQLGNAELSERLAVKVTRQNGHDDCVDETNIENVLNSEIAAQIITVKAPMTSTPQKPIKKDFEDRSYDRPRGRDLRRRVNGHVSPRSVASDTDSDMDEFCDTSDQLVQIPNLIPARIPDHVTRTDIQSTSSAPPGGTTIQTRADVHHPRPQLLSTTADIASSFQTVDLSNSSLSSTSQEQLLQTALSVSQGSAILDQFLNQTPQSSQPNLQTDSVMNRGGGDNPVLGRPTRSLSSNMTTPAGVPNQGFRHQDAGPTASSSRSLPAGGAGGSGGSSPDQHYIGDVNEQIAVALIRLQQDMNQVLTRLNTLETHAILQRQLRDAEEIKKERNLPSWWPFSNLPGRTIVFILVWPVILQWVLKLIFRRRKPAR is encoded by the exons ATGGAGTCCACTGCTAAAGAAAAATTTGATGCTGCTGTGAATGTAATCAAAAGTTTACCTAAGAATG GTTCGTTTCAACCCTCACACGAGTTGATGCTCAAGTTCTATGCCTACTACAAACAAGCCACATTGGGGCCATGTAACATTCCAAAGCCAGGTTTCTGGGACATGGTGGGCAAGGCCAAATG GGATGCCTGGCACAGCCTTGGGCCAATGGGGAAAGAGGATGCTATGAGGAGCTATGTTGAAGAGTTGAAGCAGGTATTACCCGAGGATATGAATTCAATGGTCCCCCAA ATCATTGAGACGATGCCTCAGACACAGATGGTAGCAGACTTCATCGAGAAATTGGGCAGTTTCTATGAGCTCATCGATGAGAAGCAGGAAGCGGCCATCAAAGCCAAGAGAGATCGGGAAAATCTTTCTCGGGCTCTGGAAGGCATGAATGGAGACTCAGCGCAGGAGGAGCGGGTGCCAGACCTTTCAGATGAGAACCATGTGGACCCACTCGTCTTGCTAG ATTGTGACAAGGATATTGACACAAAAGCCGACGGTCTTTCAAGGAATGGTAGCTCAGATGACCTCCACAATAACAACCAGTTGGGAAATGCCGAACTCAGTGAGCGCTTGGCTGTAAAAGTGACAAGACAAAATGGTCACGACGACTGTGTTGACGAGACTAATATAGAGAATGTTCTGAATAGTGAGATAGCAGCACAGATTATTACAGTGAAGGCACCAATGACGAGTACACCACAGAAACCAATAAAAAAGGACTTCGAAGATCGGAGTTATGATCGCCCCAGAGGCAGAG ATCTTCGACGTCGTGTAAACGGTCATGTTAGCCCACGTTCTGTAGCCAGCgacactgatagtgatatggACGAATTCTGTGATACCTCTGACCAACTTGTTCAG ATTCCAAACCTCATTCCCGCTCGCATCCCGGACCATGTGACTAGAACAGACATCCAATCAACATCCAGTGCGCCGCCTGGTGGAACGACGATTCAAACCAGAGCAGACGTCCACCACCCTCGACCACAACTGTTGTCAACAACTGCAGATATTGCATCGTCATTTCAAACTGTTGATTTATCAAATTCGAGTCTGTCTTCCACGTCGCAAGAACAGTTATTACAGACAGCGTTATCCGTGAGTCAGGGTAGCGCCATCTTGGACCAGTTCCTGAATCAAACACCCCAATCTAGTCAGCCAAACTTACAAACCGATTCTGTGATGAACCGTGGCGGTGGTGATAACCCAGTGTTAGGACGACCAACACGGTCACTCTCGAGCAACATGACAACTCCTGCTGGTGTGCCAAATCAAG GTTTTCGACATCAAGATGCTGGGCCGACTGCGAGTAGTTCACGGTCATTGCCAGCAGGTGGTGCTGGTGGCAGTGGTGGCAGCAGTCCGGACCAACATTACATAGGGGATGTGAATGAGCAGATCGCGGTGGCACTCATACGGTTACAACAGGACATGAATCAAGTACTGACGCGACTCAACACACTCGAGACTCATGCGATTTTACAAAGACAA TTAAGAGATGCGGAGGAAATAAAGAAAGAGCGG AATCTTCCATCATGGTGGCCGTTCAGCAACCTCCCCGGACGAACAATCGTCTTCATTCTCGTCTGGCCAGTGATTCTACAATGGGTGCTAAAGTTAATCTTCAGGAGGAGAAA GCCGGCAAGATAG
- the LOC135498278 gene encoding acyl-CoA-binding domain-containing protein 5-like isoform X2, which translates to MESTAKEKFDAAVNVIKSLPKNGSFQPSHELMLKFYAYYKQATLGPCNIPKPGFWDMVGKAKWDAWHSLGPMGKEDAMRSYVEELKQIIETMPQTQMVADFIEKLGSFYELIDEKQEAAIKAKRDRENLSRALEGMNGDSAQEERVPDLSDENHVDPLVLLDCDKDIDTKADGLSRNGSSDDLHNNNQLGNAELSERLAVKVTRQNGHDDCVDETNIENVLNSEIAAQIITVKAPMTSTPQKPIKKDFEDRSYDRPRGRDLRRRVNGHVSPRSVASDTDSDMDEFCDTSDQLVQIPNLIPARIPDHVTRTDIQSTSSAPPGGTTIQTRADVHHPRPQLLSTTADIASSFQTVDLSNSSLSSTSQEQLLQTALSVSQGSAILDQFLNQTPQSSQPNLQTDSVMNRGGGDNPVLGRPTRSLSSNMTTPAGVPNQGFRHQDAGPTASSSRSLPAGGAGGSGGSSPDQHYIGDVNEQIAVALIRLQQDMNQVLTRLNTLETHAILQRQLRDAEEIKKERNLPSWWPFSNLPGRTIVFILVWPVILQWVLKLIFRRRKPAR; encoded by the exons ATGGAGTCCACTGCTAAAGAAAAATTTGATGCTGCTGTGAATGTAATCAAAAGTTTACCTAAGAATG GTTCGTTTCAACCCTCACACGAGTTGATGCTCAAGTTCTATGCCTACTACAAACAAGCCACATTGGGGCCATGTAACATTCCAAAGCCAGGTTTCTGGGACATGGTGGGCAAGGCCAAATG GGATGCCTGGCACAGCCTTGGGCCAATGGGGAAAGAGGATGCTATGAGGAGCTATGTTGAAGAGTTGAAGCAG ATCATTGAGACGATGCCTCAGACACAGATGGTAGCAGACTTCATCGAGAAATTGGGCAGTTTCTATGAGCTCATCGATGAGAAGCAGGAAGCGGCCATCAAAGCCAAGAGAGATCGGGAAAATCTTTCTCGGGCTCTGGAAGGCATGAATGGAGACTCAGCGCAGGAGGAGCGGGTGCCAGACCTTTCAGATGAGAACCATGTGGACCCACTCGTCTTGCTAG ATTGTGACAAGGATATTGACACAAAAGCCGACGGTCTTTCAAGGAATGGTAGCTCAGATGACCTCCACAATAACAACCAGTTGGGAAATGCCGAACTCAGTGAGCGCTTGGCTGTAAAAGTGACAAGACAAAATGGTCACGACGACTGTGTTGACGAGACTAATATAGAGAATGTTCTGAATAGTGAGATAGCAGCACAGATTATTACAGTGAAGGCACCAATGACGAGTACACCACAGAAACCAATAAAAAAGGACTTCGAAGATCGGAGTTATGATCGCCCCAGAGGCAGAG ATCTTCGACGTCGTGTAAACGGTCATGTTAGCCCACGTTCTGTAGCCAGCgacactgatagtgatatggACGAATTCTGTGATACCTCTGACCAACTTGTTCAG ATTCCAAACCTCATTCCCGCTCGCATCCCGGACCATGTGACTAGAACAGACATCCAATCAACATCCAGTGCGCCGCCTGGTGGAACGACGATTCAAACCAGAGCAGACGTCCACCACCCTCGACCACAACTGTTGTCAACAACTGCAGATATTGCATCGTCATTTCAAACTGTTGATTTATCAAATTCGAGTCTGTCTTCCACGTCGCAAGAACAGTTATTACAGACAGCGTTATCCGTGAGTCAGGGTAGCGCCATCTTGGACCAGTTCCTGAATCAAACACCCCAATCTAGTCAGCCAAACTTACAAACCGATTCTGTGATGAACCGTGGCGGTGGTGATAACCCAGTGTTAGGACGACCAACACGGTCACTCTCGAGCAACATGACAACTCCTGCTGGTGTGCCAAATCAAG GTTTTCGACATCAAGATGCTGGGCCGACTGCGAGTAGTTCACGGTCATTGCCAGCAGGTGGTGCTGGTGGCAGTGGTGGCAGCAGTCCGGACCAACATTACATAGGGGATGTGAATGAGCAGATCGCGGTGGCACTCATACGGTTACAACAGGACATGAATCAAGTACTGACGCGACTCAACACACTCGAGACTCATGCGATTTTACAAAGACAA TTAAGAGATGCGGAGGAAATAAAGAAAGAGCGG AATCTTCCATCATGGTGGCCGTTCAGCAACCTCCCCGGACGAACAATCGTCTTCATTCTCGTCTGGCCAGTGATTCTACAATGGGTGCTAAAGTTAATCTTCAGGAGGAGAAA GCCGGCAAGATAG